The nucleotide window CAGATGGTGAGAACACTAAGGAGGCCCATTGGAATTACTACATTTTCAGGGAAGCGATAGGAAGACCGTATAACCCCGGTGAAATGACAGACAGTTACTATGCAAGACATTGGACTGATTCAGCCAAAGAAGAATTAGTGAAATGGTTTGCCGGAAAAGGTGAGGATGTCAAACAGCTGCAGATATTCCTGAGGAATAAGGGTTACCTGGATGGGAAATATGTAACCGGATATTTCGGCGCGATAACCAGAGATGCTTTGACTGACTATATGTATGGCAATAAAAAGGTTTCCCAGCCGAGTGTGGCTAAGACTGCTGGTACAAGTGGTCAGGGGACGGGTGGAAATAAGAGCTGGGACCAAAGTCTGGGTAATGCAATGCAACAACAGGTGGACAAATACATTGCTGGACCACTTAATAATATCAATAATGAGTACGGACCAGTTGCAGCAACTGGGGCGGCTGTAGTAGAAGGTGCTAGTTTTGTAGCTGTAAAAGCAGCTGCGCTTTATGGAGCTACTAGTGAAGCATTTCTTGCTACATTAGCAAGAATAGGCACTT belongs to Phosphitispora fastidiosa and includes:
- a CDS encoding peptidoglycan-binding domain-containing protein, with amino-acid sequence DGENTKEAHWNYYIFREAIGRPYNPGEMTDSYYARHWTDSAKEELVKWFAGKGEDVKQLQIFLRNKGYLDGKYVTGYFGAITRDALTDYMYGNKKVSQPSVAKTAGTSGQGTGGNKSWDQSLGNAMQQQVDKYIAGPLNNINNEYGPVAATGAAVVEGASFVAVKAAALYGATSEAFLATLARIGTYFGDKGIPNIANNSRLSGDSIQKAEEVFFTNGTLRAQFIQNSKSIIPGTKLGDPNVVKALTSNGSNISDWAKMTTQSVTIDGVKVQVHFYMNQVTNEITAYGMKFK